A genomic stretch from Candidatus Ozemobacteraceae bacterium includes:
- a CDS encoding FliH/SctL family protein has protein sequence MAKIFKSFQVRIDPSTKTAVPTVWPPRPPGPPPGMDEEEEDSTFHAIPPESLGKTAKPIVPQAPGEHPPESHEGAQGGRSPVPPEAAGSEGLSAEAAAARAGSAKSAASRKSLELAALEQRLRDWEQQLTQRESLLRQEEEALHRESLARRQALEQESARILEMAKKTSESNLAAARAEAESIRKSAAVEIETVKQKAYKEGYALGEEKGISAGEKAGREEISLDWQNLMQETEMLISELKTSRMAMLKSSEEEMVRLVIAFARKVCKVEPVVQPEIILSNLDAAINKIAEADKLVLRINMKDKTMTEAHKVELMRRLSTVSDLRVVEDGSLQPGGVKIETNSGTIDATIESQAQELENALMRFLKQE, from the coding sequence ATGGCCAAGATCTTCAAGTCGTTCCAGGTCAGGATCGACCCGTCGACCAAAACCGCGGTTCCGACGGTGTGGCCGCCGCGCCCGCCCGGACCGCCGCCCGGCATGGACGAGGAAGAGGAAGACTCGACCTTCCACGCCATTCCCCCCGAGTCGCTCGGGAAGACCGCGAAGCCGATCGTTCCGCAGGCGCCGGGAGAGCATCCGCCGGAGAGCCACGAAGGCGCCCAAGGCGGCAGGTCGCCCGTTCCCCCCGAGGCGGCAGGCTCCGAAGGCCTGTCGGCAGAGGCGGCGGCGGCGCGCGCCGGATCGGCGAAATCGGCCGCTTCCCGCAAGTCGCTCGAGCTCGCGGCGCTCGAACAGCGCCTGCGCGACTGGGAGCAGCAGCTCACCCAGCGCGAAAGCCTCCTTCGCCAGGAGGAAGAAGCGTTGCACCGCGAGTCACTTGCCCGCCGCCAGGCGCTCGAGCAGGAATCGGCCCGCATTCTCGAGATGGCGAAGAAAACATCCGAATCAAACCTCGCCGCGGCGCGCGCCGAGGCCGAGTCGATCCGCAAGAGCGCGGCCGTCGAGATCGAGACGGTGAAGCAGAAAGCCTATAAAGAAGGCTACGCGCTCGGCGAGGAGAAAGGCATATCGGCAGGCGAAAAAGCCGGGCGCGAGGAGATCAGTCTCGACTGGCAGAACCTGATGCAGGAAACCGAGATGCTGATCTCCGAGCTGAAGACGAGCCGCATGGCGATGCTCAAGTCTTCCGAAGAGGAGATGGTGCGACTCGTGATCGCGTTCGCCCGGAAAGTCTGCAAGGTCGAGCCGGTCGTGCAGCCCGAGATCATTCTCTCGAACCTCGACGCGGCCATCAACAAGATCGCCGAAGCCGACAAGCTCGTGCTGCGCATCAACATGAAGGACAAAACGATGACCGAGGCGCACAAGGTCGAGCTGATGCGGCGCCTTTCCACCGTCAGCGATCTGCGCGTCGTCGAGGACGGCTCGCTGCAGCCGGGCGGCGTGAAGATCGAGACGAACAGCGGCACGATCGACGCCACGATCGAAAGCCAGGCGCAGGAACTCGAAAACGCGCTGATGCGTTTCCTCAAACAGGAGTAG
- a CDS encoding FliG C-terminal domain-containing protein has product MAERFTDPWAQGRKGIDILADILQHTDPATVANIMKNLQPELPQIVSELRRRLLVFEDIAHVDPRGVQKLLKRITMRDLALALKGAPDSVLQNLGTNMSQHLIQDLRDEITAIGPRPAAEIEAARARILGIVRDLINQRELYIERPGQPSRTVL; this is encoded by the coding sequence TTGGCTGAGCGATTCACGGACCCCTGGGCCCAGGGCCGGAAGGGCATAGACATACTGGCCGATATACTTCAGCACACCGATCCGGCGACCGTCGCGAACATCATGAAGAACCTGCAGCCCGAACTGCCGCAGATCGTGAGCGAACTGCGCCGGCGCCTGCTGGTGTTCGAGGACATCGCCCACGTCGATCCGCGCGGCGTGCAGAAGCTGCTCAAGCGCATCACGATGCGCGACCTCGCCCTCGCGCTGAAGGGGGCGCCCGACAGCGTGCTGCAGAATCTGGGCACCAACATGTCGCAGCATCTCATCCAGGATCTGCGCGACGAGATCACCGCGATCGGCCCCCGGCCGGCCGCCGAGATCGAAGCGGCGCGGGCTCGCATCCTCGGCATCGTCCGCGACCTGATCAACCAGCGTGAGCTGTATATCGAGCGGCCGGGCCAGCCGTCACGGACGGTTCTCTGA